A genome region from Hymenobacter tibetensis includes the following:
- a CDS encoding tetratricopeptide repeat protein encodes MRRLLVLLPVAGSFFLFTRCACIEKEKAKDSSQRAVRLERAEPLLLDSAALSATVASTANVAVGPARSSTDYRAMIEAANALLASAPGDVQALLVRAKAKSRLREYDAAISDCNTALRLAPSSAEAYYQRGLTRLKLKQYPAAVTDLTKAIQYNPAHKEAYFARGATRIQTLNFKAAIPDFTEAIRLDPEYADAYEYRGISYASINKPTEARADLEKATQLNPKAEQSLRRYVEK; translated from the coding sequence ATGCGCCGCCTGCTTGTTTTGCTTCCTGTTGCTGGCAGCTTTTTTCTATTCACCCGTTGTGCCTGCATTGAGAAAGAAAAGGCCAAGGATTCGTCGCAGCGGGCAGTTCGCTTGGAGCGGGCCGAGCCCTTGCTGCTAGACTCTGCGGCCTTAAGTGCTACAGTCGCTTCAACAGCTAACGTGGCTGTTGGGCCAGCCCGGTCCAGCACCGATTATCGGGCCATGATAGAGGCCGCCAACGCCCTGCTGGCTAGTGCCCCCGGCGATGTGCAGGCGTTGTTGGTTCGGGCCAAAGCCAAAAGCCGACTCCGAGAATATGATGCGGCCATTTCCGACTGCAACACTGCCCTCCGCTTGGCTCCTTCTAGCGCCGAAGCCTACTATCAGCGCGGCCTTACCCGCCTGAAGCTGAAGCAATATCCGGCCGCTGTTACAGACTTAACGAAGGCTATTCAGTACAACCCTGCGCACAAGGAAGCCTACTTTGCGCGCGGAGCCACCCGCATCCAAACGCTCAACTTCAAAGCTGCTATCCCCGATTTCACCGAAGCCATTCGCCTCGACCCGGAATACGCGGATGCCTATGAGTACCGGGGCATCAGCTACGCCTCTATCAACAAACCCACCGAGGCTCGGGCTGACTTGGAAAAAGCTACCCAACTCAATCCGAAAGCCGAGCAAAGCCTACGGCGCTACGTAGAGAAATAG
- the lpdA gene encoding dihydrolipoyl dehydrogenase, with protein MALQYDLVVVGSGPGGYVAAIRASQLGLKVGVIERESLGGICLNWGCIPTKALLKSAQVFEYLNHASDYGLKAEGVSFDFNAVISRSRGVADGMSKGINFLFKKNKIDAIMGTGKLLAPGKVELTKADGTKDTVEAKSIILATGARSRELPTMPVDDKKIIGYRKAMSLEKQPKRLVVVGSGAIGVEFAYFYRAMGSEVTVVEYLPRIVPVEDEEISRQMEKSFKKMGINVLTNAEVTKVDTAGEGCNVTIKTEKGNQQIACDVVLSAVGVTTNLENIGLEELGIKVERGRVIVDDYYQTSVPGIYAIGDIIPGPALAHVASAEGIICVEKIAGHHPEPLNYQNIPGCTYASPEIASVGLTEAEAKKQGYDILVGKFPFSASGKASAGGVKDGFVKVIFDKKYGEWLGAHMIGANVTEMIAEVVVARKLETTGHEIIKSVHPHPTMSEAVMEAAAAAYGEVIHL; from the coding sequence ATGGCATTGCAATACGACCTGGTCGTGGTCGGCTCTGGGCCGGGCGGCTACGTAGCCGCCATCCGCGCCTCCCAACTTGGTCTGAAAGTCGGCGTCATCGAGCGGGAGTCGCTCGGCGGCATCTGCCTCAACTGGGGCTGCATTCCCACCAAAGCTCTGCTCAAAAGTGCTCAGGTGTTTGAATACCTCAACCACGCCAGCGACTACGGCCTAAAAGCCGAAGGCGTGAGCTTTGATTTCAACGCCGTTATCAGCCGCAGCCGTGGCGTGGCCGATGGCATGAGCAAGGGCATCAACTTCCTATTTAAAAAGAACAAAATCGACGCCATCATGGGCACCGGCAAATTGCTGGCACCCGGCAAAGTCGAGCTAACCAAAGCCGACGGCACCAAGGACACGGTGGAAGCCAAATCCATCATCCTGGCCACCGGAGCCCGCTCGCGCGAGTTGCCTACCATGCCGGTCGACGACAAGAAAATCATTGGCTACCGCAAAGCCATGAGTCTGGAGAAGCAACCGAAACGCCTCGTAGTGGTAGGTTCGGGGGCAATCGGCGTCGAGTTTGCGTACTTCTACCGCGCCATGGGCTCGGAGGTGACGGTGGTGGAGTATCTGCCCCGCATTGTGCCCGTGGAGGACGAGGAAATCTCGCGCCAGATGGAAAAGTCGTTCAAGAAAATGGGTATCAACGTCCTCACCAACGCCGAGGTAACCAAAGTGGATACCGCCGGCGAAGGCTGTAACGTCACCATCAAAACCGAGAAAGGCAACCAGCAAATTGCCTGTGACGTGGTCCTGAGCGCCGTCGGCGTGACCACCAACCTAGAGAATATAGGTCTCGAAGAGCTCGGTATCAAAGTAGAGCGTGGCCGCGTCATCGTTGACGACTATTACCAGACTAGCGTGCCTGGCATCTATGCCATTGGCGACATTATTCCTGGCCCGGCACTAGCTCACGTTGCCTCGGCTGAGGGCATCATTTGCGTTGAGAAAATTGCGGGTCACCACCCCGAGCCACTCAACTACCAGAACATCCCCGGCTGCACCTACGCCAGCCCCGAAATTGCCTCTGTTGGTCTCACTGAAGCCGAAGCCAAAAAGCAAGGCTACGATATTCTGGTAGGCAAATTCCCCTTCTCGGCGTCCGGCAAAGCATCCGCTGGTGGCGTGAAAGACGGCTTCGTGAAAGTTATCTTCGATAAGAAGTACGGCGAGTGGCTAGGGGCCCACATGATTGGCGCCAACGTGACGGAAATGATTGCCGAAGTGGTAGTAGCCCGCAAACTAGAAACCACGGGCCACGAAATCATCAAGTCGGTACACCCACACCCCACCATGAGCGAAGCCGTTATGGAAGCTGCCGCGGCGGCTTACGGCGAAGTGATTCACTTGTAA
- a CDS encoding energy transducer TonB: MLRIFLLLLTLLSSLISQAQQLNPPDSSRSREYEEILPVFPGGPSALLDFLSDSMQYPKSALHDQVQGKVFISFVVNAEGHTTDIKIKKGVRADLDEEALRVAQRLKQVRWQPGTQNRKPVNVEYTVPLTFRINNGLYAFQTDSLDQIRIPKFLLPSSGWTASRGPLPPDKGLIYGNCVQRLGFSSGGLLQDVQLVNLDTRKVVRVVVKPTMSSRKENEFCVALPPGRYALHTYSYSYGMEPLRKGQAGAITDTRYVFVVQAGLVNYVGTWDFSAPQRPRFTIDQAALTDRINPIYTKLGFAEAVLAVPQ; this comes from the coding sequence ATGCTTCGAATCTTCCTACTTCTACTTACTCTATTGTCTAGCTTAATTAGCCAAGCACAGCAGCTTAACCCACCCGATTCCAGCAGGAGCCGGGAATATGAGGAAATCCTACCCGTGTTTCCGGGTGGCCCTTCTGCGCTGCTGGACTTTCTCTCCGATAGTATGCAATACCCCAAGTCAGCACTGCACGACCAAGTGCAAGGCAAAGTGTTCATCTCCTTTGTTGTAAATGCAGAAGGTCATACCACTGATATTAAAATAAAAAAGGGGGTGCGAGCAGATCTCGACGAAGAAGCCTTGCGCGTTGCACAGCGTCTAAAGCAGGTTCGATGGCAGCCAGGCACTCAAAATCGTAAGCCCGTCAACGTCGAATACACGGTACCCCTTACCTTCAGGATCAACAATGGGCTGTATGCCTTCCAAACAGACTCGCTCGACCAAATCCGCATTCCGAAATTCCTGCTACCCAGTAGCGGCTGGACAGCCAGCCGGGGACCCTTACCTCCCGACAAAGGATTGATTTATGGCAACTGTGTGCAACGGCTGGGGTTCAGTAGTGGGGGCCTCCTGCAGGATGTGCAATTGGTAAACCTCGACACGCGGAAAGTGGTGCGGGTGGTAGTGAAGCCCACGATGAGCAGCCGCAAGGAAAACGAATTTTGTGTGGCATTGCCGCCTGGCCGCTACGCGTTGCATACCTATTCTTACAGCTATGGCATGGAACCTTTGCGCAAAGGGCAGGCAGGAGCCATAACGGACACCCGGTACGTGTTTGTGGTGCAAGCGGGGTTGGTGAACTATGTTGGCACCTGGGACTTCAGCGCGCCACAACGGCCTCGCTTTACAATTGATCAAGCAGCGCTTACCGACCGCATCAATCCTATTTACACCAAACTAGGTTTTGCAGAAGCAGTGCTAGCAGTTCCGCAGTAA
- the argH gene encoding argininosuccinate lyase, giving the protein MKIWEKGIAVDKKIEQFTVGRDRELDGYLARFDVQASQAQATMLASVGLISEEENQQLQQGLKELAAQIEAGTFTIDEGFEDVHSKIEFYLTEKFGDAGKKIHTARSRNDQVLTAIQLFLKDYTEQAAAQIMALVEVLLQKAETHQADLMPGYTHFQAAMPSSFGLWFSAYAEHLLLDLALLDAAHTVADQNPLGSGAGFGSSFPIDRQLTTQQMGFGNLAVSSVGAQMLRGKTEKTVAFALAGVAATLSKLAYDLVLYNSQDLAFVELPAAFTTGSSIMPHKKNPDVFELVRARCNALQGLPTTIMLATNNLPSGYHRDFQILKEILFEPMMQFLDILGILLFALPQLKIKPDLLNQAKYDGIFSVENINQLIQAGVPFREAYVQVGQAVDQGRYVPHREFQTTHLGSVHNLGLAEINNKVVMVRKTSRVLQRQ; this is encoded by the coding sequence ATGAAGATCTGGGAGAAAGGCATTGCCGTCGATAAGAAAATAGAGCAGTTCACGGTGGGCCGTGACCGGGAGTTGGACGGATACTTAGCGCGCTTCGATGTGCAGGCCTCCCAAGCGCAAGCCACCATGTTAGCGTCGGTAGGCCTGATTTCCGAGGAAGAAAACCAGCAGCTCCAACAAGGCCTCAAGGAACTAGCTGCACAAATTGAAGCGGGTACCTTCACTATTGATGAAGGCTTCGAAGACGTGCACTCGAAAATCGAGTTCTATCTGACCGAGAAGTTCGGCGACGCGGGCAAGAAAATCCACACGGCCCGCTCCCGCAACGACCAGGTGCTGACTGCCATCCAACTGTTTTTGAAAGACTACACTGAGCAGGCCGCCGCGCAAATTATGGCCCTGGTGGAAGTGCTGCTGCAAAAAGCCGAAACCCATCAAGCCGACCTGATGCCTGGCTATACGCACTTCCAGGCGGCTATGCCCAGCAGCTTCGGGTTGTGGTTTTCGGCCTACGCTGAGCACCTACTCCTGGACCTAGCCCTCCTGGACGCAGCGCACACAGTAGCCGACCAAAACCCGCTGGGCTCGGGCGCCGGCTTCGGCAGCAGCTTCCCCATCGACCGGCAACTGACCACCCAACAGATGGGTTTCGGTAACCTTGCTGTTAGTTCAGTAGGTGCCCAGATGCTGCGCGGCAAAACCGAGAAAACCGTAGCGTTTGCGCTGGCAGGCGTGGCGGCTACCCTCTCGAAGCTAGCCTACGACCTGGTGCTTTATAACAGCCAGGACCTGGCGTTTGTGGAGTTGCCAGCGGCCTTCACCACGGGTTCCAGCATCATGCCGCACAAGAAAAACCCCGATGTATTCGAGCTGGTAAGGGCGCGCTGCAACGCTCTGCAAGGCCTGCCGACCACCATTATGCTGGCCACTAACAATCTGCCCAGTGGCTACCATCGCGACTTTCAGATTCTGAAGGAAATTCTGTTCGAGCCCATGATGCAGTTCCTCGACATTCTCGGCATCCTGCTGTTCGCCTTGCCCCAGCTGAAAATCAAGCCCGATTTGCTGAACCAAGCGAAGTATGACGGGATTTTCTCGGTAGAGAACATCAACCAGCTTATCCAAGCCGGCGTGCCGTTCCGGGAGGCATATGTGCAAGTAGGCCAAGCCGTGGACCAGGGCCGCTACGTCCCGCACCGCGAGTTTCAGACTACGCATTTAGGTAGCGTGCACAACTTAGGTCTAGCCGAAATAAACAACAAAGTGGTAATGGTCCGCAAGACAAGCAGGGTGCTACAGCGCCAGTAA
- a CDS encoding M20 family metallo-hydrolase has product MPELIERLSEEAIQLLIQLIQTPSFSREEDQTADLIFRFLAFHGAQPQRDKNNVWAATRPFDAGKPTILLNSHHDTVKPGSTWTYDPFEAVQEGDKLTGLGSNDAGASAVSLLATFLYFYQRPNLPFNLICAITAEEEVSGVNGIRAMLPLLPPIDLGIVGEPTQMDLAIAEKGLVVLDCVTHGRTGHAARDEGENALYKALPDIQWFQHYQFPQVSELLGPVKTTVTQIQAGSQHNVVPDRCTFVVDVRTNELYSNEEVVQLVRQHVAADVTPRSTHLNSSRIALTHPVVQRGLALGRHTFGSATLSDQSMMPFDTVKIGPGDSARSHTPDEYILLSEIREGIRGYVALLDELQLQNTKV; this is encoded by the coding sequence ATGCCGGAGCTAATCGAGCGGCTTTCCGAAGAGGCCATTCAGCTATTGATTCAGCTGATTCAAACGCCGTCCTTCTCGCGGGAGGAAGACCAGACAGCGGACCTGATTTTTCGGTTTCTGGCGTTCCACGGCGCCCAGCCGCAGCGCGACAAAAACAACGTGTGGGCCGCCACCCGGCCGTTTGACGCTGGCAAGCCCACCATCTTGCTCAACTCCCACCACGACACCGTGAAGCCCGGCAGCACCTGGACCTACGACCCGTTTGAGGCGGTGCAGGAAGGCGACAAGCTCACCGGGCTCGGCAGCAACGACGCGGGGGCTTCGGCTGTGAGCCTGCTGGCTACCTTTCTGTACTTCTATCAACGCCCTAACCTGCCTTTCAACCTAATTTGTGCCATTACGGCCGAGGAGGAGGTCTCGGGCGTCAACGGTATTCGCGCCATGCTGCCGCTACTCCCCCCTATCGACTTGGGAATTGTGGGGGAACCGACCCAGATGGACTTAGCCATTGCCGAAAAAGGGCTGGTGGTGCTGGACTGCGTAACCCACGGCCGCACCGGCCACGCCGCCCGCGACGAAGGCGAAAATGCTTTATACAAAGCCCTGCCCGATATTCAGTGGTTTCAGCACTATCAGTTTCCGCAAGTATCGGAACTACTAGGCCCTGTAAAAACCACCGTCACGCAGATTCAGGCCGGCTCGCAGCACAACGTGGTACCCGACCGGTGCACGTTTGTAGTAGATGTGCGTACCAACGAGCTGTATTCTAACGAGGAAGTGGTGCAACTCGTGCGGCAGCACGTAGCCGCCGACGTGACGCCGCGTTCCACGCACCTCAACTCGTCGCGCATTGCCCTCACTCATCCAGTGGTACAGCGCGGACTAGCGCTGGGCCGCCACACGTTCGGCTCGGCCACCCTATCCGACCAAAGCATGATGCCCTTCGACACCGTCAAAATCGGCCCCGGCGACTCAGCTCGCTCCCATACGCCCGATGAATACATTCTGCTCAGCGAAATCCGAGAGGGAATCCGGGGGTATGTAGCTTTGCTGGACGAGCTACAGCTACAGAATACTAAAGTCTAG